One genomic window of Ottowia oryzae includes the following:
- a CDS encoding mechanosensitive ion channel family protein, translated as MEPIKPYLPAWAVGWSDVIWPTLQVAAIVAVAWVLQALIRRLLTRLGQRYQLPANVVAPTRNLARWVIYGVAVVAVLERIGVSSTVLWTGITSFVTVAAVAFFAAWSVLSNLFCALLIFTTRPFREGDVVEVIDSGDKPGIKGRVVDIRLIYTVMQDQDAAHPGALLQVPNTLFFQKSLRRWRAGTDFRAPGDG; from the coding sequence ATGGAACCCATCAAACCCTACTTGCCCGCCTGGGCTGTTGGCTGGTCGGACGTGATCTGGCCCACGCTGCAGGTGGCCGCCATCGTGGCGGTGGCCTGGGTGCTGCAGGCGCTGATCCGGCGTTTGCTGACCCGGCTGGGCCAGCGCTACCAGCTGCCCGCCAACGTGGTGGCGCCCACGCGCAACCTGGCGCGCTGGGTGATCTACGGCGTGGCGGTGGTGGCGGTGCTCGAGCGCATTGGCGTGTCATCCACCGTGCTGTGGACGGGCATCACCAGCTTCGTGACCGTGGCGGCGGTGGCGTTTTTTGCCGCATGGAGCGTGCTGTCCAACCTGTTCTGCGCGCTGCTGATCTTCACCACCCGGCCGTTTCGCGAAGGCGACGTGGTGGAGGTGATCGACTCGGGCGACAAGCCCGGAATCAAGGGCCGCGTGGTCGACATCCGGTTGATCTACACCGTCATGCAAGACCAAGACGCCGCGCACCCGGGCGCCCTGCTCCAGGTGCCGAACACGCTGTTCTTTCAGAAATCGCTGCGCCGCTGGCGGGCGGGCACCGACTTCCGGGCGCCTGGCGACGGCTGA
- a CDS encoding AMP-binding protein, which translates to MAATALDAFTQARDFLLKHRTDYTTAYRDFQWPALTEFNWALDYFDAMARGNDATALHIVAEDGSEVRRSFAQLSARSGQVANWLRAQGVQRGDRILLMMGNELPLWELMLACIKLGAVMIPATPMLTPDDLADRLARGKVSHVAAASEHAPKFADLRGRFTRIAVGQPVAGWLDYADSATAPADFTPDGPTQATDPLLLYFTSGTTSKPKLVLHTHQSYPVGHLSTMYWIGLQPGDVHLNISSPGWAKHAWSCFFAPWNAGATVFIFNYSRFAAPALLKAIEQHRVTTLCAPPTVWRMLIQEDLRPWAARLALREVLGAGEPLNPEIIDQVQQAWGLTLRDGFGQTETTAQIGNTPGQPVKPGSMGRPLPGYEVVLLDVDDNPADEGEVGLNLAVRPLGLMVGYEDSAQATTNVMREGCYHTGDTATRDADGYITFVGRADDVFKASDYRISPFELESVLIEHPAVTEVAIVPSPDALRLAVPKAYVTVGLGHAPGPELAEDILSFARARLAPYQRVRRLQFVDELPKTISGKIRRVQMRRSEAERSAAPEARGPLEFFEEDFAALKP; encoded by the coding sequence ATGGCCGCCACTGCGCTCGACGCCTTCACCCAGGCGCGGGATTTCCTGCTCAAGCATCGAACCGACTACACCACCGCGTACCGCGATTTCCAGTGGCCCGCGCTGACCGAGTTCAACTGGGCGCTGGACTATTTCGACGCCATGGCCCGCGGCAACGACGCCACGGCCCTGCACATCGTGGCCGAAGACGGCAGCGAAGTGCGCCGCAGCTTTGCGCAACTCAGCGCCCGCTCGGGCCAGGTGGCCAACTGGCTGCGCGCGCAAGGTGTGCAGCGCGGCGACCGCATTCTGCTGATGATGGGCAATGAGCTGCCCCTGTGGGAGCTGATGCTGGCCTGCATCAAGCTGGGTGCGGTGATGATCCCCGCCACGCCGATGCTGACGCCCGACGACCTGGCCGACCGCCTGGCGCGCGGCAAGGTGAGCCACGTGGCCGCCGCCAGCGAACACGCGCCCAAGTTCGCCGACCTGCGCGGCCGCTTCACCCGCATCGCCGTGGGCCAGCCCGTGGCGGGTTGGCTCGACTACGCCGACAGCGCCACTGCGCCGGCCGATTTCACGCCCGACGGCCCCACGCAGGCCACCGACCCGCTGCTGCTGTATTTCACCAGCGGCACCACGTCCAAGCCCAAGCTGGTGCTGCACACGCACCAAAGCTACCCGGTGGGGCACCTCAGCACCATGTACTGGATCGGCCTGCAGCCCGGCGACGTGCACCTGAACATCAGCTCGCCCGGCTGGGCCAAGCACGCCTGGAGCTGCTTTTTCGCGCCGTGGAACGCGGGCGCCACCGTCTTCATCTTCAACTACAGCCGTTTTGCGGCGCCCGCGCTGCTCAAAGCCATCGAGCAGCACCGCGTGACCACGCTGTGCGCGCCACCCACCGTGTGGCGCATGTTGATCCAGGAAGACCTGCGCCCCTGGGCCGCCCGCCTGGCGCTGCGCGAAGTGCTGGGCGCGGGCGAGCCGCTGAACCCCGAAATCATCGACCAGGTGCAACAGGCCTGGGGCCTGACGTTGCGCGACGGCTTCGGCCAGACCGAAACCACGGCGCAGATCGGCAACACGCCGGGCCAGCCCGTCAAGCCCGGCAGCATGGGCCGGCCCTTGCCCGGCTACGAAGTGGTGTTGCTGGACGTGGACGACAACCCGGCCGACGAAGGCGAAGTGGGCCTGAACCTGGCCGTGCGCCCGTTGGGCCTGATGGTGGGCTACGAAGACAGCGCCCAGGCCACCACCAACGTCATGCGCGAGGGCTGCTACCACACCGGCGACACCGCCACGCGCGACGCCGACGGCTACATCACCTTCGTGGGCCGCGCGGACGATGTGTTCAAGGCCAGCGACTACCGCATCAGCCCGTTTGAGCTGGAAAGCGTGCTGATCGAGCACCCCGCCGTGACCGAGGTGGCCATCGTCCCCAGCCCCGACGCGCTGCGCCTGGCCGTGCCCAAGGCCTACGTCACCGTGGGCCTGGGGCACGCGCCGGGGCCAGAGCTGGCCGAAGACATCCTGAGCTTTGCGCGCGCGCGCCTGGCGCCGTACCAGCGCGTGCGCCGCCTGCAGTTTGTCGATGAGCTGCCCAAGACCATCAGCGGCAAGATCCGGCGCGTGCAGATGCGCCGGTCAGAGGCCGAACGCAGCGCCGCGCCCGAAGCGCGCGGCCCGCTGGAGTTTTTCGAGGAAGACTTTGCGGCGCTGAAGCCTTGA
- the nagZ gene encoding beta-N-acetylhexosaminidase translates to MEIQSPLLIDIAGTELTTDDRRRLSHPLVGGLILFTRNWQSRAQLTALTASIHRLRRDLLICVDHEGGRVQRFRTDGFTHLPPMRALGDLWMQDPMRAQDAASACGHVLAAELRACGVDFSFTPVLDLDWSEQGAAPGPSRSTVIGDRAFHADPRVVTMLAKSVAHGMLRAGMAHCGKHFPGHGHVAADSHTHVPIDRRTLRAILQDDAAPYGWQRSTLTAVMAAHVVYPRVDARPAGYSARWLQAVLRGRLGFGGAVFTDDLSMEGARHIGGQQLTPTEAVLAALDAGCDLALMCNQSLQGGDVLDDVIDGLAKAQLTGRWRPSAAADARRTALIPATSSPDWDELMRSPEYLQSLGLLPDTNPPSRI, encoded by the coding sequence ATGGAAATCCAGTCGCCCCTGCTCATCGACATTGCCGGCACCGAACTCACCACAGACGACCGCCGGCGCCTGTCGCACCCGCTGGTCGGCGGCTTGATCTTGTTCACGCGCAACTGGCAAAGCCGCGCACAGCTGACGGCGCTCACGGCCAGCATCCACCGCCTGCGCCGCGACCTGCTGATCTGCGTGGACCATGAAGGCGGGCGCGTGCAGCGCTTTCGCACCGATGGCTTCACCCACCTGCCGCCCATGCGCGCGCTGGGCGATTTGTGGATGCAAGACCCCATGCGCGCGCAAGACGCGGCCAGCGCCTGCGGCCACGTGCTGGCGGCTGAGCTGCGCGCCTGCGGGGTCGATTTTTCCTTCACCCCCGTGCTGGATCTGGACTGGAGCGAGCAGGGCGCTGCACCAGGCCCATCGCGCAGCACAGTGATTGGCGACCGCGCCTTTCACGCCGACCCGCGCGTCGTGACCATGCTGGCCAAAAGCGTGGCGCACGGCATGCTGCGCGCGGGCATGGCGCATTGCGGCAAGCACTTTCCGGGGCACGGCCACGTGGCGGCCGATTCGCACACGCACGTGCCCATCGACCGGCGCACGCTGCGCGCCATCCTGCAGGACGACGCCGCGCCCTACGGCTGGCAGCGCAGCACGCTCACCGCCGTGATGGCCGCGCACGTGGTGTACCCGCGTGTGGACGCGCGCCCGGCGGGCTATTCGGCGCGCTGGCTGCAGGCCGTGCTGCGCGGGCGCCTGGGCTTTGGCGGCGCCGTGTTCACCGACGATCTGTCCATGGAAGGCGCGCGCCACATCGGCGGCCAGCAGCTGACCCCCACCGAAGCCGTGCTGGCCGCGCTGGACGCGGGGTGCGACTTGGCGCTGATGTGCAACCAGTCGCTGCAAGGCGGCGACGTGCTGGACGACGTGATCGACGGGCTGGCCAAAGCCCAGCTGACCGGCCGCTGGCGCCCCAGCGCCGCCGCCGACGCGCGCCGCACGGCCTTGATACCCGCCACGTCGTCGCCAGATTGGGACGAACTGATGCGATCGCCCGAGTACCTGCAGTCGCTGGGGCTGCTCCCTGATACGAATCCGCCCTCAAGAATATAA
- the acpS gene encoding holo-ACP synthase: MIYGIGTDICDIRRIRASFERHGERFAEKILSDAELAVWRRRGARWPERGVRYLATRFSAKEAFSKAIGLGMRLPMHWRLCEIANRPSGEPVIVLHGELKPWFEARGLTAHITVTDESEYAASFCVVERAGTAA; this comes from the coding sequence ATGATCTACGGCATCGGCACCGACATTTGCGACATTCGCCGCATCCGCGCCAGCTTTGAGCGGCATGGCGAGCGCTTTGCCGAAAAAATCCTGTCCGACGCCGAGCTGGCCGTCTGGCGCCGCCGCGGTGCGCGCTGGCCCGAGCGCGGCGTGCGCTACCTGGCCACCCGCTTTTCGGCCAAAGAGGCGTTCAGCAAGGCCATCGGCCTGGGCATGCGCCTGCCCATGCACTGGCGGCTGTGCGAGATCGCCAACCGCCCCAGCGGCGAGCCGGTGATCGTGCTGCACGGCGAGCTGAAGCCCTGGTTTGAAGCCAGGGGCCTGACGGCGCACATCACCGTGACGGACGAAAGCGAATACGCGGCCAGCTTCTGCGTGGTTGAGCGCGCAGGCACAGCGGCCTGA
- a CDS encoding class I SAM-dependent DNA methyltransferase translates to MPARAATRLTTNELRKRLAAFAHQWQGTSSERADEKLFTADFLACFGIAAHQYQREYRVTLADGGTGYMDGFIPGKVIVEGKSLGKDLKKARQQAEAYRWACPPHQQPRYVLLHDFGRFALFDLAQDAQHTCTLAELPRHAEWFRFLTDDTPPVITEETEADRRAAEQMAALHDALLRSNFTGRDLETFLTRLLFCLFADDTAIFGDDGQFRRLIEATRDDGKDLGATLAELFEVLDTAPAQRSRLLDEALAAFAWVNGQLFAGRTRIPAFDSTLRQLLLDCVRLDWSGISPAIFGAMFQGVLEQQTPDQSRTASRRELGAHYTSERNILRAINPLFMDGLRAQLHAAGSSRARLQALYDKLPRIRVLDPACGCGNFLVIAYRELRRLEMALIERLFSKGGQSRGLLDIGTLSRVNVDQFYGIEIDQSAAHIAQVALWITDHQMNLEAASLFGSTRPSVPLVHSPHIRHANALRVDWADVLAPGDCSYIVGNPPFVGYSNQTRAQKEDLEAVYGNTKGVGVLDYVAAWYLKAAHYMQANPLVHTAFVSTNSISQGEQVAALWSLLLPMGAHIHFAHRTFKWSNEGRGVAAVHCVIIGFALCPPAQPVRVFDYGDDIAGEGVESVVSRLNPYLVDAPTVLLDKRRKPLQDGVPEMSYGSKPTDGGHLLLSAEEAEHIRATDPVAARYIAPFLGADEFINNVSRFCLWLVEATSADKAASPELKRRLAAVRAMRMQSSKVPTQLLAQTPHLFGEIRQTDKPYLLVPSVSSERRRIVPIGYMPAEVIASNLVFMLPNATPYHFGMLCSTMHNAWMRTVAGRLKSDYRYSNTIVYNNYPWPQPLADKHRQAVETAAQAVLDARQREFDLCAKAGQHASMALLYNPDTMPAELARAHAALDRAVDAAYGYKGGKEDASRVAFLFGLYQQLAAPLDVPARPTRRRRAKPLDNS, encoded by the coding sequence ATGCCCGCCAGAGCCGCCACCCGCCTCACCACCAACGAACTGCGAAAACGGCTCGCTGCCTTTGCCCACCAATGGCAGGGCACCAGCAGCGAACGCGCCGACGAAAAGCTCTTCACCGCCGACTTTCTGGCCTGCTTCGGCATTGCCGCGCACCAGTACCAGCGCGAATACCGTGTCACCCTGGCCGACGGCGGCACCGGCTACATGGATGGCTTCATCCCCGGCAAAGTCATCGTCGAAGGCAAAAGCCTGGGCAAAGACCTCAAAAAAGCCCGCCAGCAGGCCGAAGCCTACCGCTGGGCCTGCCCGCCGCACCAGCAGCCGCGCTACGTGCTGCTGCACGACTTTGGCCGCTTCGCCCTGTTCGACCTGGCGCAGGACGCGCAGCACACCTGCACCCTGGCCGAGCTGCCCCGGCACGCCGAGTGGTTCCGCTTTCTCACCGACGACACCCCGCCCGTCATCACCGAAGAAACCGAGGCCGACCGCCGCGCCGCCGAGCAAATGGCCGCGCTGCACGACGCCCTGCTGCGCAGCAACTTCACCGGGCGCGACCTCGAAACCTTCCTCACCCGCCTGCTGTTCTGCCTGTTCGCCGACGACACCGCCATCTTTGGCGACGACGGCCAGTTCCGCCGCCTCATCGAAGCCACCCGAGACGACGGCAAAGACCTGGGCGCCACCCTGGCCGAATTGTTCGAGGTGCTCGACACCGCCCCCGCCCAGCGCAGCCGCCTGCTCGACGAAGCCCTGGCTGCCTTCGCCTGGGTCAACGGCCAGCTCTTTGCCGGGCGCACCCGCATCCCCGCCTTCGACAGCACCCTGCGCCAGCTGCTGCTGGACTGCGTGCGGCTCGACTGGTCCGGCATCTCGCCCGCCATCTTCGGCGCCATGTTCCAGGGCGTGCTCGAACAGCAGACCCCCGACCAGAGCCGCACCGCCAGCCGCCGCGAGCTGGGCGCGCACTACACGTCCGAGCGCAACATCCTGCGCGCCATCAACCCCCTGTTCATGGACGGCCTGCGCGCCCAACTGCACGCCGCTGGCAGCAGCCGCGCGCGCCTGCAGGCGCTGTACGACAAGCTGCCCCGCATCCGCGTGCTAGACCCCGCCTGCGGCTGCGGCAACTTTCTCGTCATCGCCTACCGCGAGCTGCGGCGGCTGGAGATGGCCCTCATCGAGCGCCTGTTCAGCAAAGGCGGGCAAAGCCGCGGCCTGCTCGACATCGGCACCCTCAGCCGCGTCAACGTCGACCAGTTCTACGGCATCGAAATCGACCAGAGCGCCGCCCACATCGCCCAGGTGGCCCTGTGGATCACCGACCACCAGATGAACCTGGAGGCCGCCAGCCTGTTCGGCAGCACCCGCCCCAGCGTGCCCCTGGTGCACAGCCCGCATATCCGCCACGCCAACGCCCTGCGCGTGGACTGGGCCGACGTGCTGGCGCCGGGCGACTGCAGCTACATCGTGGGCAATCCGCCGTTTGTGGGCTACAGCAACCAGACCAGGGCGCAGAAGGAAGACCTGGAAGCGGTATACGGCAACACCAAGGGCGTGGGCGTGCTGGACTACGTGGCGGCCTGGTACCTCAAGGCCGCGCACTACATGCAGGCCAACCCGCTTGTGCACACGGCCTTTGTGTCCACCAACAGCATCAGCCAGGGCGAGCAGGTGGCCGCCCTGTGGTCGCTGCTGCTGCCGATGGGCGCGCACATCCACTTTGCGCACCGCACCTTCAAGTGGAGCAACGAAGGGCGCGGCGTGGCCGCCGTGCATTGCGTCATCATCGGTTTTGCCCTGTGCCCGCCCGCGCAGCCCGTGCGCGTGTTCGATTACGGCGACGACATTGCCGGCGAGGGCGTTGAAAGCGTGGTCAGCCGGCTCAACCCCTACCTGGTCGATGCCCCCACCGTGCTGCTGGACAAGCGGCGAAAGCCGCTGCAGGACGGCGTGCCTGAAATGTCATACGGCAGCAAGCCTACGGATGGCGGGCACCTGCTGCTGTCCGCCGAAGAAGCCGAACACATTCGCGCCACCGATCCGGTGGCGGCGCGCTACATCGCCCCGTTTCTGGGGGCGGATGAATTCATCAACAACGTGTCGCGCTTTTGCCTGTGGCTGGTTGAGGCGACTTCTGCGGACAAGGCCGCATCACCCGAGCTGAAGCGGCGGCTGGCTGCGGTGCGTGCCATGCGTATGCAAAGCAGCAAGGTGCCCACTCAACTTTTAGCCCAGACCCCGCATCTGTTCGGGGAAATACGTCAGACGGACAAGCCGTATTTGCTGGTTCCAAGCGTTTCGTCAGAGAGGCGCCGCATCGTACCGATCGGCTACATGCCGGCCGAGGTCATTGCCAGCAATCTGGTGTTCATGCTCCCCAACGCCACCCCGTACCACTTCGGCATGCTGTGCAGCACCATGCACAACGCCTGGATGCGCACCGTGGCCGGGCGGCTGAAAAGCGACTACCGCTACTCCAACACCATCGTCTACAACAACTACCCCTGGCCGCAGCCGCTGGCAGACAAGCACCGCCAGGCCGTCGAAACCGCAGCCCAGGCCGTGCTGGACGCCCGCCAGCGCGAATTCGACCTGTGCGCCAAGGCCGGCCAGCATGCCAGCATGGCGCTGCTCTACAACCCCGACACCATGCCCGCCGAACTCGCCCGCGCCCATGCCGCGCTCGACCGCGCCGTCGATGCCGCCTACGGCTACAAGGGTGGCAAGGAGGACGCCAGCCGCGTGGCCTTTCTGTTTGGCCTGTACCAGCAACTGGCCGCGCCGCTGGACGTGCCGGCCAGACCCACGCGCCGCAGGCGCGCAAAGCCGCTTGACAACTCCTGA
- a CDS encoding pyridoxine 5'-phosphate synthase, which produces MTHTTQLSVNVNKVALVRNTRHLGIPSVLRAAEQCLRAGANGITVHPRPDERHIRPRDVFELAELLQGWPGREYNIEGNPTQNLMGFLRDLAARGQAPTQCTFVPDGEDQFTSDHGWPLADAAARARIAPLIAEARALGVRVSLFMDADAALMPWARELGADRVELYTEPYAAAYADPAQRAEQIARYAHAARAALDAGLGVNAGHDLNRDNLGHFLEQVPGVAEVSIGHAFIADALELGYADTVLAYLRCMGRA; this is translated from the coding sequence GTGACCCACACCACCCAGCTTTCCGTCAACGTCAACAAGGTCGCCCTGGTGCGCAACACGCGCCACCTGGGTATTCCCAGCGTGCTGCGCGCGGCCGAGCAGTGCCTGCGCGCGGGCGCGAACGGCATCACCGTGCACCCGCGCCCCGATGAGCGCCACATCCGCCCGCGCGACGTTTTCGAGCTGGCTGAGTTGCTGCAAGGCTGGCCGGGGCGCGAATACAACATCGAAGGCAACCCCACGCAGAACCTGATGGGTTTCCTGCGCGATCTGGCGGCGCGCGGCCAGGCACCCACGCAATGCACCTTTGTGCCCGATGGCGAAGACCAGTTCACCAGCGACCACGGCTGGCCCTTGGCCGACGCCGCCGCCCGCGCCCGCATCGCGCCGCTGATCGCCGAGGCGCGCGCGCTGGGCGTGCGCGTCAGCCTGTTCATGGATGCCGACGCCGCGCTGATGCCCTGGGCGCGCGAGCTGGGCGCCGACCGCGTCGAGCTGTACACCGAGCCCTACGCCGCCGCCTACGCCGACCCCGCGCAGCGCGCCGAGCAGATCGCGCGCTACGCCCATGCCGCGCGCGCCGCACTGGACGCGGGCCTGGGCGTCAACGCCGGGCACGACCTGAACCGCGACAACCTGGGCCACTTCCTGGAGCAAGTGCCGGGCGTGGCCGAAGTGTCCATCGGCCACGCCTTCATCGCCGATGCGCTGGAGCTGGGCTACGCCGACACCGTGCTGGCGTACCTGCGCTGCATGGGCCGCGCCTGA
- the recO gene encoding DNA repair protein RecO, whose protein sequence is MKRVSHEPAYVLHHYDWSESSVIVEAFTRSHGRIALVAKGAKRPSSNFRPVLLPLQQLSLSWSGDAEIRTLKSAEWGGGQVMPTGEALLSGYYANELLIRLLAREDAHPRLFDAYATLVHVLAAQEGESLVAAALRAFELLVLREAGHLPALDVQTLTLGALKGDQPYRLVAEGGLRAAHDDDGAWLLGAQWLSLSRALADEAPLTATLQAAAALPGEQRAHLRQQLRELLHYHCGVGTLRTRQLMMDLQSLQAPSSRSKGAAPLP, encoded by the coding sequence CTGAAGCGCGTTTCGCACGAACCGGCTTACGTGCTGCACCACTACGACTGGAGCGAATCCAGCGTGATCGTGGAAGCCTTCACCCGCTCGCACGGGCGCATCGCGCTGGTGGCCAAGGGGGCCAAGCGGCCTTCGTCCAACTTTCGCCCGGTGCTATTGCCTTTGCAGCAGCTCTCGCTGAGCTGGAGCGGCGATGCCGAGATTCGCACGCTGAAAAGCGCGGAATGGGGCGGCGGCCAGGTCATGCCCACGGGCGAGGCGCTGCTGTCGGGCTACTACGCCAACGAGCTGCTCATCCGCCTGTTGGCGCGCGAAGACGCGCACCCGCGCCTGTTCGACGCCTACGCCACGCTGGTGCACGTGCTGGCCGCGCAAGAGGGCGAATCGCTGGTCGCGGCCGCGCTGCGCGCTTTCGAGCTGCTGGTGCTGCGTGAGGCGGGCCATCTGCCCGCGCTCGACGTGCAAACCCTGACGCTGGGCGCGTTGAAGGGCGACCAGCCCTACCGCCTGGTCGCCGAAGGCGGCCTGCGCGCCGCGCACGACGACGACGGCGCCTGGCTGCTGGGCGCGCAGTGGCTGTCGCTCAGCCGCGCGCTGGCCGATGAGGCGCCGCTCACCGCCACGCTGCAGGCGGCCGCGGCGCTGCCCGGCGAGCAGCGTGCCCACCTGCGCCAGCAACTGCGCGAGCTGCTCCACTACCATTGCGGCGTCGGCACGCTGCGCACGCGGCAGCTGATGATGGATTTGCAATCGCTGCAGGCGCCGTCCAGCCGGTCCAAGGGCGCCGCACCCCTGCCGTAA
- the era gene encoding GTPase Era, giving the protein MNATNDIAGGAGAEGAGGQLDSNSSPSPLAPGAAAGEAQRCGLIAIVGKPNVGKSTLLNALVGQKISITSRKAQTTRHRITGIRTLANGEGGGTQFVFVDTPGFQTRHTAALNKSLNKTVLGAIDGVDLVLFVVEAGSFTLGDAKVLSLLRSETPTILVANKLDTVHRRAEIAPWLKSMQERHPFAEFVPMSAKNPRDVAHLLHVCERYLPVQPWWYSEDELTDRSEKFLAMEVVREKLFRLTGDELPYTSTVIIEKFEEEKSKQHNRMVRIAATIVVERDGHKAMVIGDKGERLKRIGTEARQELEKLMDAKVFLELWVKVKSGWADDEARVRSFGYE; this is encoded by the coding sequence ATGAATGCTACAAATGATATAGCTGGCGGCGCTGGTGCAGAGGGCGCTGGCGGCCAATTGGACTCGAATTCGTCGCCTTCGCCGCTGGCGCCAGGCGCGGCTGCTGGTGAGGCCCAGCGCTGTGGGCTGATCGCCATCGTCGGCAAGCCCAACGTGGGCAAGTCCACCTTGCTGAATGCGCTGGTGGGGCAAAAGATCAGCATCACCAGCCGCAAGGCGCAGACCACGCGGCACCGTATCACCGGCATCCGCACGCTGGCCAACGGCGAGGGCGGCGGCACCCAGTTCGTCTTCGTCGATACACCGGGCTTTCAGACGCGGCACACGGCGGCGCTGAACAAGTCGCTGAACAAGACGGTGCTGGGCGCGATCGACGGGGTGGATCTGGTGCTGTTCGTGGTGGAGGCCGGCAGCTTCACATTGGGCGATGCCAAGGTGCTGTCGCTGCTGCGCAGCGAGACGCCCACGATTCTGGTGGCCAACAAGCTCGACACCGTGCATCGCCGCGCTGAAATCGCGCCCTGGCTCAAGAGCATGCAAGAGCGCCACCCCTTCGCTGAATTCGTGCCGATGTCCGCCAAGAACCCGCGCGACGTGGCGCACCTGCTGCATGTTTGCGAGCGCTATCTGCCCGTGCAGCCTTGGTGGTACAGCGAAGACGAGCTGACCGACCGCAGCGAGAAGTTTCTGGCGATGGAGGTCGTGCGTGAAAAGCTGTTCCGCCTGACCGGCGACGAGCTGCCCTACACCTCCACGGTGATCATCGAAAAGTTCGAGGAAGAAAAGAGCAAGCAGCACAACCGCATGGTGCGCATTGCCGCCACCATCGTGGTGGAGCGCGACGGCCACAAGGCCATGGTCATTGGTGACAAAGGCGAGCGCCTGAAGCGCATTGGCACAGAAGCGCGCCAGGAGCTTGAAAAGCTGATGGATGCCAAGGTATTTCTGGAGTTGTGGGTCAAGGTCAAATCCGGCTGGGCCGATGATGAGGCCCGGGTGCGCAGCTTCGGCTATGAATGA
- the rnc gene encoding ribonuclease III encodes MTQNPGLRDLQVRLHHRFADAALLQRALTHRSFSADHNERLEFLGDSVLNLAVAHLLYEALGTLPEGDLSRVRAQLVRQDSLHQLALGLGLPDLIRLGEGELRSGGQRRPSILADALEAVIGAVYLDGGHAAADALVRRLFEGVQITPALSAASKDAKTALQEWLQGRKMRLPQYEVTRILGEAHRQTFEVACHVAERNLTQVGQGASRRAAEQAAAAAMLQALEQSVQK; translated from the coding sequence GTGACCCAAAACCCAGGCCTTCGCGATCTGCAGGTACGCCTGCACCATCGCTTTGCCGACGCTGCCCTGTTGCAGCGCGCTCTCACGCACCGCAGCTTCTCGGCCGATCACAACGAGCGGCTGGAGTTTCTGGGCGACTCCGTCCTCAATCTCGCCGTGGCCCACTTGCTTTACGAGGCATTGGGCACGCTGCCTGAGGGCGACTTGTCGCGCGTGCGGGCGCAGCTGGTGCGGCAAGACAGCCTTCATCAGCTGGCGTTGGGGCTTGGCCTGCCCGATTTGATCCGCCTGGGCGAGGGTGAATTGCGCTCGGGCGGGCAACGCCGTCCCTCCATCCTGGCCGATGCGCTGGAAGCGGTGATTGGCGCCGTGTACCTCGATGGCGGGCATGCGGCGGCCGATGCGCTGGTGCGCCGCCTGTTCGAGGGCGTGCAGATCACGCCGGCGCTTTCCGCCGCCTCGAAAGACGCCAAGACCGCCTTGCAGGAGTGGTTGCAAGGGCGCAAGATGCGATTGCCACAGTACGAGGTGACGCGCATCCTGGGTGAGGCGCACCGGCAGACCTTTGAAGTGGCTTGCCACGTGGCAGAACGCAATTTGACGCAAGTCGGCCAGGGCGCGTCGCGCCGCGCGGCCGAACAGGCGGCCGCCGCAGCCATGTTGCAGGCGCTGGAACAATCCGTGCAGAAATGA
- a CDS encoding DUF4845 domain-containing protein produces MKTAQRSSQRGISFFGLLILGIVLALLAIVGARVVPTATEYMAINKAAKKAAAEGGTVPEVRAAFDRSAAVDYISTLTGKDLDITKDGDKVVVSFAYDKEIPLAGPAYLLIKYRGSSASGYR; encoded by the coding sequence ATGAAAACAGCACAACGGTCTTCGCAACGCGGCATTTCGTTCTTTGGTTTGCTGATTCTCGGCATCGTGCTGGCGCTGCTGGCCATCGTCGGCGCGCGCGTGGTGCCCACGGCCACCGAGTACATGGCGATCAACAAGGCCGCGAAGAAGGCCGCCGCCGAAGGCGGGACAGTCCCAGAGGTCAGGGCTGCGTTCGACCGCTCAGCTGCGGTCGACTACATCTCCACCTTGACGGGCAAGGATCTGGATATCACCAAAGACGGCGACAAAGTGGTCGTGTCCTTCGCCTACGACAAGGAAATCCCCTTGGCAGGCCCTGCCTACCTCTTGATCAAGTACCGTGGTTCTTCGGCCAGTGGTTATCGATAA